A segment of the Sanyastnella coralliicola genome:
GGTCACCTGATAAGGATTCAATCGTACCTCTTCACATTCTGGTGTCCATGAGAAAACGCCTGTGCCGTCGTTGTTATCTGTAAAGAACGCTTGGTTCTCAACCTCAGTCATTGGTCCACCGAAAGCTTCCAAATCAATTGGATCTCCATCGATGTCTGATGCTGCAATTTGGAGTGTCAAGTTCGTGAAAGCCTCAACACAGGTATCGAGCACTTCTTCAATCACCGGTGGGTTGTTAGGACACTGCTCTACAAGAATCTGCATGTCACGAATGACATGTCCTACTTTCACTAGCTGTCCAGCTACCTCACGCCACTCTTCGATGAGAATTGCAATATTGTATTCCCCTGGAGGCCACGAAGTCACGTCCCAAGTAACAGTACCGTCGTTCGGGTCGATGAAGAAAATATCGTCGGGACTCTCGGTATAATCATCTGGTAGTTCATACCCGGGAACTGGATCGTTCCATCCGTCTTCGTCCAAATCTCTACCTAAGGGTGTGATCAGGCTGTAGGTAAGAATGTCACCATCGGGATCATACGCTCCGGGATTGTGTTGCCAAACACGCGCCAGACACGCTTCTTCTTTCGCTGGGTTCAAAAGTTGAACCGAGTTATTATGTCCGGCTTGCGGATTGATGATCAGAAGCGTTTGCACACAGAATTCCTCTTCTACACTGTTCGGAATGTTGTGTACTCCTTCGTTACGGTTCGGGTCAGCCATTTGGATCAAATACTGCCCTGGCCCGCTATAGGTGTGGGTTCCACGGTAGATATTGATCTGGGCATCAGCGTCAGGAACAGGAGAAATAGACTCGCGTTCTAAGCTGTCAAGCGTTCCGCCGGTAGGCAAATCACCCCAGTTGATATTCAACCATTGACGGTCAGCAATAACCGAAGACTTCGTACATGTAGTAATGACAACCTCGTAAGTGAACCCGCTAATGTGCGTATAGGTAATCTCCCCTGCCCTGTTGTGAGTAGCCAGGGCGGCAATGCTGATGAAAGCAAAAATGAGGAGTGAAACGAGTTTTCGCATGAGTAAGATTAAAGGTACACTTTCACTTGGTAACGAACGAAAAGGCAATATGTTTAATTACCTATTTGTTTCAGTTCAAGCCACATAAACCTTGCCAATATTACAATCTCAAAAGGCTTTTCCCGAACAGTATAACGCAAGATTCTAGCAGATAGCTTATCGAATACAAAAGCTATCTTGCGCCACAAATCAACGACCATGGGAATTACGCTTAAAGTTTTGCGCAAAATTCCATCGAATGCGATGGTATTTCACCTCCTCGACGGGAAGTCAGTTCCGAAGGAATTCAGCAAGGAGGCGACAAAGCAAGTGAAGAACGGATTGAAGAAGAAGCAATCGATGATCACCTTCGTTGAAGACGGTGACGTTCGCTACGCTTTTTCAGTGGGGTCGATTGATTCAGCGAATGAAAAAGAAGCCCTTCGTGTAGCAGGGAGTTCCGCTTCGGCGCTAGCCATCAAACAAAAAGCCTCAAAACTGACCTTCGTAAACCACACAGGCGATGCCGAAGTATCATTGCTTCATGCCGAAGGTGCCAAATTGACGGCTTACCAATTCAATCAACTCCTTTCAGATCCGGGCAAAAAAGACCATGGGTTCAGGGAGATTGGATTGATCGATGGCGATTTGAACAGCAAAGAAGTCAAAGACCTCAACACCCTTACAGATAATGTCTTCTGGACGCGTGACTTGGTCAACCGTCCGCTTTCGCATTTGACGGCGACAGACCTTGCGGATGCTGTAGAGCAAGCCGGTAAGGAGAGCGGATTTGACGTGAATGTATTGTCGAAGCGCAAGATTCAGTCGTTGAAAATGGGTGGTCTATTGGCCGTAAACAAAGGTTCGATTGACCCTCCAACCTTCACCATTGCTGAATACAAGCCGGCCAATGCCGTAAATAAGCAACCGATTGTTTTGGTTGGAAAAGGTGTGGTTTACGATACGGGTGGTATGAGCTTGAAGCCAACGCCAATGTCGATGGACTTTATGAAGAGTGATATGGCAGGGGCGGCTATGATGGCTGGTTCTATTAAGGCTATCGCCGAATTGGAACTCCCTGTTCATGTGATTGCTCTTCTACCTGCTACAGATAACCGACCTGACGGAAACGCCTACGTACCTGGTGACGTGATCACGATGTACGACGGCACCACCGTAGAGGTGAAGAACACAGATGCAGAAGGACGTTTGCTATTGGCAGATGCCTTGGCATATGCTAAGAAATACGATCCAGAATTGGTGATGAACGCAGCTACCCTGACAGGAGCTTCTGTTCGTGCCATTGGAACTTACGCTACAAGTGTGATGGGAACTGCAGACGACGGAGAGTTCAAGAAACTCGAAGCCGCTGCCTACGATACTTACGAGCGCGTTGTACGTTTCCCTTTGTGGGATGAGTATGGGAAAGAGCTAGCCTCTGATGTGGCCGACATGTCGAACCTCGGTCGAGGAGAAGCAGGTCATATCTCTGCAGGGAAGTTCTTGCAGCACTTCACTGACTACCCATGGATTCACTTTGACATTGCTGGTCCTTCATTCTTACACGCTCCTCAATCTTACCGCACCAAAGGCGGAACAGGAGTTGGGGTTCGCTTGTTAGTTGAATTCATTAAAGTGCGCTACGAGCTATGAGTAAAGTAGAGAATCAAGTACGTGTAGGGATTACGATCGGTGACCCGAATGGGATTGGAATTGAGACCATCCTAAAGGTCTTTGCTGATCAACGCATGAATGAAATCGTTCTTCCGATCATCTACGGAAACACGGACATCCTGCGTTTTCACCGCAAGGTGCTCGACATGGGTGATGTACGACTAAACAGCACTTCTTCAGCTGAAGAAGTCAACCCAAAGAAAATCAACGTTGTCAACGTTTGGGACGATAAATGGGAGCCAACCTTAGGTTCACCAGACAAAGAAGCAGGTGCCTACGCATTCAAAAGCTTAAAAGCCGCCGTTGACGATTTGGCCTCGAATAAAATCGACGTTTTGGTTACCTGTCCGATCAATAAAGACACGATTCAAAGCGATGAATTCAACTTCCCAGGGCATACTGAGTACCTGGCGAGCATGGCGAATGTAGAGGAGAGCTTGATGTTCCTTGTTTCAGACCGCATGCGTATTGGAGTGGCTACCGGACACGTACCATTGAAAGATGTCAGTGCGAACTTGACGAAGGAGTCTATCATCAAGAAGCTGCGCCTCATGCATGAAAGCTTGCAACGAGATTTCGGAGTGAATCGTCCGAAAATCGCGGTACTCGGCTTGAATCCGCACGCTGGTGACAATGGCTTATTGGGAACAGAAGAGCTCGACATTATCCTTCCGGCGATTCGTGAAGTAGAGAATGAAATGTTCGTAAAAGGACCGTATGGCGCCGATGGATTCTTTGGTACAGCAGCGTTCCAGCAGTTTGATGGAGTGTTGGCTATGTACCATGATCAAGGACTGGCGCCGTTTAAGGCCTTGGCTTTTGACAGTGGTGTGAATTACACAGCCGGCTTGCCGATTGTACGCACAAGTCCGGACCACGGAACAGGATATGAGATCGCCGGAAAAGGACAAGCGAATGAAGGATCGTTACGCGCGGCCATCTTCACAGCGATTGATGTATATAAGTACCGCAAGGTATATCGAGAGATGACAGCAAATCCACTTCGCTAGTGGATGTTTTTCCGACTTTACTTGGCCCAGCCAGAAAAGTCGTTGAAAACTTTTGATATCGAAGAGTTTCCACTATCTTTGCACTCCTAATTTTTGAAGGTATGAATCCTTTTACTGCCTATCATATTCCCTTCTTGGGTCTCAAGGCAGGTGTTCACACCTTTGATTTCGTGATAAACGAATCGTTCTTTGAAGAGTTTGAGTATTCTGAGATCAGTAAAGGAAACTTTACGGTTGATCTAAAGCTAGAGAAGCAAAGCACCATGATGGTTCTCGACTTTTCACTAGAAGGTAAGGTAGAAGACACCTGCGATCGATGTGGAAAGCCTGTTACCCTTGAGGTGGCTCATGAAGATCGTTTAATTGTCAAGTATGGCGATGAAACGAAAATTACCGAAGATGAAATCTTAGTGGTGAGTCAAGCGGAGCACATTCTCGAATTAGAACAGTATCTCTATGAATACGCACACCTGGCCTTGCCTTCACGACGTGTACACGAAGATGAAGATGAGTGCGACCAGGACGCTCTTGACCTCTTGGATGATCTCCATGAGGACGACGAAGACGATGACATTGACCCACGGTGGGAAGCATTAAAAGGATTGAAATAAAAAGGTTGAACGATGGCACATCCTAAACGAAAGCAATCGAAAGCACGTACGGCGAAGCGCCGCACACACTACAAGGCCGAAGCGCCTGAGATTTCAACTTGTCAAACGACAGGTCAACCACACCTACGTCACCAGGCGCACTGGTACGAGGGTAAGCTCTATTACAAGGGCCGCGTGGTTATGGAAAAAGAAGATTAAGAAAGATCTTTTCCCTCGAATATATTGGGAGCCTCATTGGCTCCCATTTTTTTTAAGCCATGATATCTGGAAAACCAAGAGCAGAAAGCTACGTTTTCTCCTTGCCAGTATTATCAAAACGCTAACTTAGCGGCTTATCAATTAACCGACCAGTAGAAAACGCATGGCTAAAAATCACGCGGCAATTACAGCGGTAGCAGGGTATGTACCAGATGACATCCTGACAAACGCTGACCTGGAAAAGATGGTAGACACTTCTGACGAATGGATCCGTACACGGACCGGAGTCGAAGAACGTCACATTCTAAAAGGAGAAGGAAAAGGAACCTCTGTGATGGCGATCGAAGCTGTCAACAAGCTCCTCAAGAAGCGCGGCATTTCTGCCGATGAGATCGACTTGCTGATCTGCGCAACAGTAACCCCTGACATGGTATTCCCGGCAACTGCCAATATCATCGCTAACCACGTTGGAGCCACCAACGCGTATAGCTTTGATATCATGGCCGCTTGTTCCGGGTTTATTTATGCCCTAACCACAGGTGCTCAGTTCATTGAATCTGGCAAGCACAAAAAAGTAGTGGTTGTTGGTGCAGATAAAATGTCAGCAATCGTTGATTACGAAGACCGTAAAACGTGCGTCATCTTCGGTGACGGTGCTGGAGCAGTGCTGCTTGAACCAGATTCAGAAGGACATGGAGTGATTGACTCTATTCTTCGTTCTGACGGTTCAGGTGAAGAGTTCTTGCACATGAAAGCAGGAGGTTCTCGTAAGCCAGCTAGCGCGGAATCAGTAGCGAACAAAGAACACTTTGTATACCAAGATGGTCAACCTGTATTTAAGGCAGCTGTGACAAGCATGGCTGACGTATCTGCAGAAATCATGGAGAAGAACAATTTGCAATCAGAAGATGTTGCTTGGCTGGTTCCACACCAAGCTAACTTGCGCATCATCGATGCAACTGCTCGTCGCATGGGATTGACCAACGAAAGGGTGATGATCAACATTCAGCGCTACGGTAACACTACCGCAGCTACAATTCCATTGTGCCTGAATGATTGGGAGACCAAATTGAAGAAAGGAGAAAACATCGTACTCTCAGCCTTTGGTGGCGGATTCACCTGGGGCGCGGTCTACTTGAAGTGGGCATACGACGGTGCGAGTGTAAACCAATAAATCCGCAAGGAATTTCTAACTTTTGACAACCAAAAAAAGCTTAGGTATGAACCTTAACGAGATTCAAGACCTGATCAAGTTCGTCGCGAAAGCAGGCGTAACTGAAGTTGAAATCGAACAGAAAGACTTCAAGATCACGATCAAGTCAGACATGCCAAATAAGAAAGGCCGCAGACAAGACGTGGAAGCGCAGATCATGCCTGTACAGATGCCTGTACAAGGAATGCCAGCAATGGCAATGCCTGCCGCTCCAGTTCCACAACCTGTGGCTGCTGCCCCTGCTCCTGCAGCGGCGCCTGCTGCGGCTGAACCTGCAGCGGCTGAAGAGAATTCAAACTACATCACGATCAAATCTCCAATGATCGGTACGTTCTACCGTCGTCCTTCACCGGACAAGGATAACTTCATTGAAGTTGGACAGACCATCAAGCCTGGAGATTGTGTGTGCATCATCGAAGCGATGAAGCTCTTTAACGAGATCGAAGCTGAGGTTTCAGGTAAAGTAGTGAAGGTATTGGTAGATGATTCTACACCAGTAGAGTACGACCAGCCTTTGATCGTTATTGATCCTTCGTGATCATTTCACTGAAAACGCCACATCATGTTTAACAAGATTCTGATCGCCAACCGCGGTGAGATTGCACTACGTGTAATCCGTACCTGCAAAGAGATGGGCATCAAGACCGTGGCAGTGTATTCAACTGCTGACGCTGATAGCCTTCACGTGCGCTTTGCAGACGAAGCTGTGTGTATTGGTCCAGCTCCAAGTGTGGATTCATACTTGAAGATCCCAAACATCATTGCTGCTGCAGAAATCACTAACTCGGATGCGATCCACCCAGGATACGGATTCCTTAGTGAGAACGCTACTTTCTCTCGCGCTTGTCAAGAGAACGGCATCAAATTCATCGGAGCCAGCCCTGAGAACATCGATTCAATGGGTGACAAAGCCTCGGCGAAGCAAACCATGAAAGATGCAGGTGTACCAACTATTCCTGGTTCTGAAGGACTACTCGCTGACCTCGAGCAAGCCATCAAGAACGGAAATGAGATCGGTTACCCTGTCATCATGAAAGCTACTGCCGGTGGTGGTGGTAAAGGAATGCGTATTTGTCGTGATGATGATGAAGTAAAAGAAGCATGGGAAACAACTCGTCGTGAAGCAGGCGCTGCCTTCGGTAACGACGGGATGTACATGGAGAAGTTCATTGAAGAACCTCGCCACATCGAAATCCAAATCGCTTCTGACCAGACTGGAAAAGCATGTCACCTTTCTGAGCGTGACTGTTCTATCCAGCGTCGTCACCAGAAGCTGGTAGAAGAAACTCCTTCTCCTTTCATGACTGATGAGCTTCGTGAGCAAATGGGTCAAGCTGCAATCCGCGCAGCGGAAGCAGTGAAGTACGAAGGAGTAGGTACCGTTGAGTTCTTGGTTGACAAGAACCGCAACTTCTACTTCATGGAGATGAATACACGTATCCAGGTAGAGCACACGATTACTGAAGAGGTCGTGAACTACGATTTGATCAAAGAACAGATCAAACTCGCAGCCGGACACCCAATCAGTGGACGTAACTACTACCCGAAGATGCACTCTATCCAGTGCCGTATCAATGCGGAAGACCCAACGAAAGGATTTATCCCTTCACCTGGTGGAATCACAGACTACCACGCTCCTAGCGGACACGGAGTTCGTGTTGATTCACACGCATACGCCGGATACCGTGTACCTCCATTCTACGATTCAATGATCTCGAAATTGATCACTGTAGCGCAAACGCGTGAAGAAGCGATCAAGAAAATGCAACGCGCACTCGACGAGTACATCATTGAAGGAATCAAAACAACGATTCCATTCCATCAGAAATTGATGAAAGACGAACAGTTCCGCGCCGGAAACTTCACCACGAAGTTCATGGACGATTTTGAGATCTGATCTTTCTTAGGATATGTAAAAAGGGGCGTTTGCCCCTTTTTTTTGTTTAGAGACAAGGGTCTAGGGTCTAGAGACAAACGGTTCTTTTATCAGGGGAATTTCCAGAAACCTAAGTGACACCCGC
Coding sequences within it:
- a CDS encoding YceD family protein; its protein translation is MNPFTAYHIPFLGLKAGVHTFDFVINESFFEEFEYSEISKGNFTVDLKLEKQSTMMVLDFSLEGKVEDTCDRCGKPVTLEVAHEDRLIVKYGDETKITEDEILVVSQAEHILELEQYLYEYAHLALPSRRVHEDEDECDQDALDLLDDLHEDDEDDDIDPRWEALKGLK
- the pdxA gene encoding 4-hydroxythreonine-4-phosphate dehydrogenase PdxA, with the protein product MSKVENQVRVGITIGDPNGIGIETILKVFADQRMNEIVLPIIYGNTDILRFHRKVLDMGDVRLNSTSSAEEVNPKKINVVNVWDDKWEPTLGSPDKEAGAYAFKSLKAAVDDLASNKIDVLVTCPINKDTIQSDEFNFPGHTEYLASMANVEESLMFLVSDRMRIGVATGHVPLKDVSANLTKESIIKKLRLMHESLQRDFGVNRPKIAVLGLNPHAGDNGLLGTEELDIILPAIREVENEMFVKGPYGADGFFGTAAFQQFDGVLAMYHDQGLAPFKALAFDSGVNYTAGLPIVRTSPDHGTGYEIAGKGQANEGSLRAAIFTAIDVYKYRKVYREMTANPLR
- the accB gene encoding acetyl-CoA carboxylase biotin carboxyl carrier protein, encoding MNLNEIQDLIKFVAKAGVTEVEIEQKDFKITIKSDMPNKKGRRQDVEAQIMPVQMPVQGMPAMAMPAAPVPQPVAAAPAPAAAPAAAEPAAAEENSNYITIKSPMIGTFYRRPSPDKDNFIEVGQTIKPGDCVCIIEAMKLFNEIEAEVSGKVVKVLVDDSTPVEYDQPLIVIDPS
- the rpmF gene encoding 50S ribosomal protein L32, producing MAHPKRKQSKARTAKRRTHYKAEAPEISTCQTTGQPHLRHQAHWYEGKLYYKGRVVMEKED
- a CDS encoding leucyl aminopeptidase family protein; this translates as MGITLKVLRKIPSNAMVFHLLDGKSVPKEFSKEATKQVKNGLKKKQSMITFVEDGDVRYAFSVGSIDSANEKEALRVAGSSASALAIKQKASKLTFVNHTGDAEVSLLHAEGAKLTAYQFNQLLSDPGKKDHGFREIGLIDGDLNSKEVKDLNTLTDNVFWTRDLVNRPLSHLTATDLADAVEQAGKESGFDVNVLSKRKIQSLKMGGLLAVNKGSIDPPTFTIAEYKPANAVNKQPIVLVGKGVVYDTGGMSLKPTPMSMDFMKSDMAGAAMMAGSIKAIAELELPVHVIALLPATDNRPDGNAYVPGDVITMYDGTTVEVKNTDAEGRLLLADALAYAKKYDPELVMNAATLTGASVRAIGTYATSVMGTADDGEFKKLEAAAYDTYERVVRFPLWDEYGKELASDVADMSNLGRGEAGHISAGKFLQHFTDYPWIHFDIAGPSFLHAPQSYRTKGGTGVGVRLLVEFIKVRYEL
- the accC gene encoding acetyl-CoA carboxylase biotin carboxylase subunit, whose translation is MFNKILIANRGEIALRVIRTCKEMGIKTVAVYSTADADSLHVRFADEAVCIGPAPSVDSYLKIPNIIAAAEITNSDAIHPGYGFLSENATFSRACQENGIKFIGASPENIDSMGDKASAKQTMKDAGVPTIPGSEGLLADLEQAIKNGNEIGYPVIMKATAGGGGKGMRICRDDDEVKEAWETTRREAGAAFGNDGMYMEKFIEEPRHIEIQIASDQTGKACHLSERDCSIQRRHQKLVEETPSPFMTDELREQMGQAAIRAAEAVKYEGVGTVEFLVDKNRNFYFMEMNTRIQVEHTITEEVVNYDLIKEQIKLAAGHPISGRNYYPKMHSIQCRINAEDPTKGFIPSPGGITDYHAPSGHGVRVDSHAYAGYRVPPFYDSMISKLITVAQTREEAIKKMQRALDEYIIEGIKTTIPFHQKLMKDEQFRAGNFTTKFMDDFEI
- a CDS encoding beta-ketoacyl-ACP synthase III, which codes for MAKNHAAITAVAGYVPDDILTNADLEKMVDTSDEWIRTRTGVEERHILKGEGKGTSVMAIEAVNKLLKKRGISADEIDLLICATVTPDMVFPATANIIANHVGATNAYSFDIMAACSGFIYALTTGAQFIESGKHKKVVVVGADKMSAIVDYEDRKTCVIFGDGAGAVLLEPDSEGHGVIDSILRSDGSGEEFLHMKAGGSRKPASAESVANKEHFVYQDGQPVFKAAVTSMADVSAEIMEKNNLQSEDVAWLVPHQANLRIIDATARRMGLTNERVMINIQRYGNTTAATIPLCLNDWETKLKKGENIVLSAFGGGFTWGAVYLKWAYDGASVNQ